From the genome of Luteibacter rhizovicinus DSM 16549:
AGGGGCACCAGCACGAGGTCCAGCTTGTTCGCCTCGACGATGTGCTCGGAGGCCTTGGGCTCCGGAATGCCCATGTCGTTGGATTCGACGTCCTCACCGGTGGCCCACGGGGCGAAAGTCAGGCGGCGCTTGCCGCCCGATTTGGTCACGATCGGCAGGTAAAAGGTCTGGCCGCGGTCAGCCAGTGGCGCGATGGCCAGGTTGAGCGGCAGCTCGCCGCCGGTCGCCCAATAGCCCGCGACGTGCTTGTCGGTCAGGAATTCGGGCAACTGCTCGAGCGAATCGCGCAGGCCACGGGCCGCGGCGACGCGCTCGGCCGGCGTCAGCTGGCGTCGGCGCTGGACGAGGTCGGCTCGAAGTTCGCGTCTCTCGGGAAGCTTTGACATGGGGCGCTCAGCTGAACGGCACGGTCGAAGGTTGCCGTCGAGCCGCCCCAGCCGGTGCCGCGACAGGGGCGCTGACCGGCCTGGTGGCCGATCGGCTGATTAAGGAGAGGCGTTCTCCGCGATGCCGCTGCGCACCAAACGACCTTGATCCAAAGGATCAGGTGGGAGAGCTACGCAGCATCCAGGCTTTCCGCACAAAGGCGGACATGCACAACAGCCACGAAAAGCCGACCCGGGGTCGTATGTAGGAACAAGGCAAATGTAAAGTGCGCTGGCGAACACCGCAGGGAACGCCTTCGGCTATTTTACCGGTGCGTCGAGCAGAC
Proteins encoded in this window:
- a CDS encoding 5-formyltetrahydrofolate cyclo-ligase, whose protein sequence is MSKLPERRELRADLVQRRRQLTPAERVAAARGLRDSLEQLPEFLTDKHVAGYWATGGELPLNLAIAPLADRGQTFYLPIVTKSGGKRRLTFAPWATGEDVESNDMGIPEPKASEHIVEANKLDLVLVPLLGFDRKGNRLGFGGGYYDRSFEFLHGQQRPAQPLLVGVGYHFQELDAITTAEWDISLDYIATDKELIDCTGGAV